From a region of the Kwoniella newhampshirensis strain CBS 13917 chromosome 11, whole genome shotgun sequence genome:
- a CDS encoding tyrosine-tRNA ligase produces the protein MIFLPLNALGRARHTRQVARILKRTLHDEMSRTRKGGKDVIQELEERGFVAALTSPRLRTHVRSPMTIYAGVDPSASSLHVGNLLPLLGLLHFQAKGHQSICLIGGATGSIGDPSGRSTERKSLTSEELAHNVAGITSQVHRFFTRGESYFSQRGVIEDRKGKGKAMEGAVEEERRTGVMVLDNYEWTKGVSLLDFLRTVGKAARVSVMLSRDSVKNRLLSDSGISYTEFTYQLLQAFDFSHLYDTHNCRIQLGGSDQWGNIVAGIDLIKRLKAQNAPVVQKGLEGSEEEDDTAFGLTIPLLTTSTGEKFGKSAGNAVWLDENRTSAAEFYQFFLRTTDEDVEKYLKLFTFLPLDEIENVMRDHQSSKSARNAQKLLAREVTELVHGPIALSRALTAAQVLYSTSSESLRSADVLAAFEGDNRFHRVSSSALEGIPIAKLAVQFGLCASRGEANRLISNSAIGINDRRIMDPKELVSSMDLIDSHIVILRVGTKRQAILFVE, from the exons ATGATCTTTCTCCCACTCAACGCTCTGGGCCGAGCACGACATACTCGTCAAGTCGCACGAATCTTGAAGAGGACTCTGcacgatgagatgagccgaacgaggaagggagggaaggacGTGATACAAGAGCTTGAAGAGAGAGGCTTCGTGGCTGCTTTGACTAG TCCCAGGCTCCGAACCCACGTCCGATCGCCAATGACTATATACGCAGGTGTGGACCCTTCTGCCTCGTCGTTACATGTCGGAAATCTGCTGCCTCTGTTGGGCTTGTTGCATTTCCAAGCAAAAGGTCACCAATCAATATGcctt ATCGGCGGCGCAACAGGCTCAATAGGCGATCCCTCTGGTCGATCCACCGAGCGCAAATCGCTCACATCAGAAGAACTAGCCCACAACGTCGCCGGTATAACCTCCCAAGTGCATCGTTTCTTCACCCGAGGGGAGTCATATTTTTCCCAAAGAGGAGTCATCGAGGAtaggaaagggaaaggtaAAGCGATGGAGGGAgcggtcgaagaggaaaggaggacgGGAGTGATGGTACTCGATAATTATGAGTGGACAAAGGGTGTCAGTCTCCTGGACTTTCTGAGGACGGTGGGGAAGGCTGCGAGGGTATCTGTGATGCTTTCGAGAGATAG TGTAAAGAACCGTCTGTTATCCGATTCCGGAATCTCCTACACCGAATTCACCTATCAACTCCTCCAAGCATTCGATTTCTCCCATCTGTACGATACCCACAATTGTCGAATCCAACTAGGAGGCAGCGATCAATGGGGTAACATTGTGGCGGGgatcgatctgatcaaACGCTTGAAAGCGCAGAATGCGCCTGTGGTTCAGAAGGGATTAGAGgggagtgaagaggaagatgatacCGCGTTCGGTTTGACGATACCGCTTCTTACCACCAGCACGGGGGAGAAGTTTGGTAAGTCTGCGGGTAACGCTGTTTGGTTGGATGAGAATAGGACAAGTGCAGCGGAGTTTtaccag TTCTTCCTTCGCACGACagacgaggatgtcgaAAAGTATCTGAAGCTGTTCACCTTCCTGCCTCTggacgagattgagaatGTCATGAGAGATCATCAG AGCTCAAAGTCAGCGAGAAACGCTCAGAAGCTATTAGCTAGAGAGGTGACCGAGCTGGTCCATGGGC CCATAGCTCTCTCACGAGCTCTCACGGCCGCGCAAGTGCTCTACTCGACAAGCTCGGAGTCCTTGCGATCGGCCGATGTCTTGGCTGCTTTCGAGGGTGACAATCGATTTCACAGAgtttcatcttctgccttGGAAGGGATACCAATCGCCAAGTTGGCAGTGCAATTCGGACTTTGCGCTTCTCGAG GCGAGGCGAATCGCCTGATCAGTAATTCCGCAATAGGGATCAACGACAGACGAATAATGGATCCGAAAGAACTTGTCTCATCTATGGATCTGATCGATTCACACATCGTGATCTTGAGAGTGGGGACAAAGAGACAGGCTATCTTGTTTGTGGAGTGA